The Agromyces hippuratus genome has a window encoding:
- a CDS encoding ABC transporter permease, translated as MSTATTTPTSNVTKRVSAIGKARELGILLALVIVVIAATAANPNFLFSADGWRDLLLTPSILVLVAVGQAIVLITRNVDLSVGSVLGLTAYLTGRLFIDLPGIPIVAVFVIAVAFGGVLGLINGALVAFAKVPAMVITLGTLYAYRGINVLWTGSDRINASDLPKSFLALGTEQFLTIPILTIIALVVLIIAGWYMKNTRGGREFYAIGSDPAAAELYGLRVTRRLLTAFVLSGALAGLAGVLYAARYGTINSQAGSGWELDAVGAAVIGGVAIVGGVGSVWGAAIGAVLLLTINRALPILGIPDFWQRAVVGVLIIGAIVLDRVLAVRQKRKLIEARDDS; from the coding sequence GTGAGCACCGCGACCACCACCCCCACCTCGAACGTGACGAAGCGCGTCAGCGCGATCGGCAAGGCCCGAGAACTCGGGATCCTCCTCGCCCTCGTCATCGTCGTGATCGCGGCGACCGCCGCGAACCCGAACTTCCTCTTCAGCGCAGACGGATGGCGCGACCTCCTGCTGACCCCGTCGATCCTCGTGCTCGTGGCGGTCGGCCAGGCGATCGTGCTCATCACCCGCAACGTCGACCTCTCGGTCGGCTCGGTGCTCGGCCTGACCGCGTACCTCACGGGCCGGCTGTTCATCGACCTCCCCGGCATCCCGATCGTCGCGGTCTTCGTCATTGCGGTCGCGTTCGGCGGCGTGCTCGGCCTCATCAACGGCGCACTCGTGGCGTTCGCGAAGGTGCCGGCCATGGTCATCACGCTCGGCACGCTCTACGCGTACCGCGGCATCAACGTGCTCTGGACCGGCAGCGACCGCATCAACGCCTCCGACCTGCCGAAGAGCTTCCTCGCGCTCGGCACCGAGCAGTTCCTGACGATCCCGATCCTCACGATCATCGCGCTCGTGGTGCTCATCATCGCCGGGTGGTACATGAAGAACACCCGCGGCGGCCGCGAGTTCTACGCGATCGGCTCCGACCCCGCCGCGGCCGAGCTCTACGGCCTGCGCGTCACGCGGCGCCTGCTCACCGCATTCGTGCTCTCGGGCGCCCTCGCCGGACTCGCCGGCGTGCTCTACGCGGCGCGCTACGGCACGATCAACTCGCAGGCCGGCTCCGGCTGGGAGCTCGACGCGGTCGGCGCGGCCGTCATCGGCGGCGTCGCGATCGTCGGCGGCGTCGGCTCCGTCTGGGGCGCGGCGATCGGCGCGGTGCTCCTGCTCACGATCAACCGGGCGCTGCCGATCCTCGGCATCCCCGACTTCTGGCAGCGCGCCGTCGTCGGCGTGCTCATCATCGGCGCGATCGTGCTCGACCGCGTGCTCGCGGTGCGACAGAAACGCAAGCTCATCGAGGCAAGGGACGACAGCTGA
- a CDS encoding sugar ABC transporter ATP-binding protein: MTIPPGASEPAPALELRDIQKSFGSVVALRSGTIEVDAGSIHALVGENGAGKSTLVKIVAGLYRRDAGVFRLEGTDVDFTSTAESKAAGIAVIYQEPTLFPDLSVTENVFMGRQPVGRFGRIDRKAMRAEVDGLFQRLGVRIDPERPADGLSIADQQVIEIAKAISLDAKVLIMDEPTAALSGVEVDRLFQIARSLRDEGRALIFISHRFDEVFDLCDTVTVMRDGAYISTNRIADTNVDEIVRQMVGRDVTELFPKQETTIGGPLLEVEGLTSAGVFHDISLTVRAGEIVGLAGLVGAGRSEVARAIFGVDHYQAGSVRLNGTPVPAKSPTAAMRLGLALVPEDRRKQGLVLDSSVSRNTTLAIRSQLAKFGIITSGFENRAARVWASRLEVKTNALSTVAGTLSGGNQQKVVLGKWLATEPTVLIIDEPTRGIDVGTKAEVHRLLSELAGQGMGILMISSELPEVLGMADRVLVMREGRITAEIDRADATSENVMFAATHAEEQHS; the protein is encoded by the coding sequence ATGACGATTCCCCCCGGCGCTTCCGAGCCCGCTCCGGCGCTCGAACTTCGCGACATCCAGAAGTCGTTCGGCTCCGTCGTAGCCCTGCGCTCCGGCACCATCGAGGTGGACGCGGGTTCGATCCACGCCCTCGTCGGCGAGAACGGCGCAGGCAAGTCCACCCTCGTGAAGATCGTCGCCGGGCTCTATCGCCGCGACGCCGGCGTGTTCCGCCTCGAGGGCACCGACGTCGACTTCACCTCCACGGCCGAGTCGAAGGCCGCCGGCATCGCGGTCATCTACCAGGAGCCGACCCTCTTCCCCGACCTGTCGGTCACCGAGAACGTCTTCATGGGCCGCCAGCCGGTCGGCCGATTCGGCCGCATCGATCGCAAGGCCATGCGCGCCGAGGTCGATGGCCTCTTCCAGCGGCTCGGCGTGCGGATCGACCCCGAGCGTCCCGCCGACGGCCTCTCGATCGCCGACCAGCAGGTCATCGAGATCGCCAAGGCCATCTCGCTCGACGCCAAGGTGCTCATCATGGACGAGCCGACCGCTGCGCTCTCGGGCGTCGAGGTCGACCGCCTCTTCCAGATCGCGCGGAGCCTCCGCGACGAGGGCCGGGCGCTCATCTTCATCTCCCACCGCTTCGACGAGGTCTTCGACCTCTGCGACACCGTCACCGTGATGCGCGACGGCGCCTACATCTCGACGAACCGCATCGCCGACACGAACGTCGACGAGATCGTGCGCCAGATGGTCGGCCGCGACGTCACCGAGCTCTTCCCGAAGCAGGAGACCACGATCGGCGGCCCGCTGCTCGAGGTCGAGGGACTCACGAGCGCCGGGGTCTTCCACGACATCTCGCTCACCGTGCGCGCGGGCGAGATCGTCGGCCTCGCGGGCCTCGTCGGCGCAGGGCGCAGCGAGGTCGCCCGTGCGATCTTCGGGGTCGACCACTACCAGGCCGGCTCTGTGCGGCTGAACGGCACGCCGGTGCCGGCGAAGAGCCCGACCGCGGCGATGCGCCTCGGCCTCGCCCTCGTCCCCGAGGACCGCCGCAAGCAGGGCCTCGTGCTCGATTCGAGCGTCTCGCGCAACACGACCCTCGCCATCCGCTCGCAGCTCGCGAAGTTCGGCATCATCACCTCGGGCTTCGAGAACCGCGCCGCCCGGGTCTGGGCGAGCCGGCTCGAGGTCAAGACGAACGCGCTCAGCACGGTCGCGGGAACCCTCTCGGGCGGCAACCAGCAGAAGGTGGTGCTCGGCAAGTGGCTCGCGACCGAGCCCACCGTGCTCATCATCGACGAGCCGACCCGCGGCATCGACGTCGGCACGAAGGCCGAGGTGCACCGCCTGCTCTCCGAACTCGCCGGGCAGGGCATGGGCATCCTCATGATCTCGTCCGAACTGCCCGAGGTGCTCGGCATGGCCGACCGAGTGCTCGTGATGCGCGAGGGGCGCATCACCGCCGAGATCGACCGCGCCGACGCGACATCCGAGAACGTCATGTTCGCCGCGACCCACGCCGAGGAGCAGCACTCGTGA
- the gdhA gene encoding NADP-specific glutamate dehydrogenase, giving the protein MPNRSTIEDIYADTLRRNPGEVEFHQAVREVFDSLGRVLDKNPQYVQASILERICEPERQIIFRVPWVDDAGQVRINRGFRVQFNSALGPYKGGLRFHPTVLLGTVKFLGFEQVFKNALTGMPIGGGKGGSDFDPKGRSDGEIMRFCQSFMTEAYRHIGEYTDVPAGDIGVGAREIGYLFGQYKRITNRYESGVLTGKGVTWGGSLVRTEATGYGAVFFTEHMLATKGRSFDGARVLVSGSGNVAVYAIEKVHALGGIVVGASDSSGAIHDPDGIDLALLRDIKERRRERISVYADERGGRVRFLPGASVWDIESDDRIDVALPCATQNEISEAQAVKLVASGVVAVAEGANMPTTPGALRVLREAGVLFGPGKAANAGGVATSALEMQQNASRDSWGFEHTEERLSEIMAGIHERTAATADEYGVPGDYVVGANIAGFTRVADAMLALGVI; this is encoded by the coding sequence TTGCCGAACCGCAGCACCATCGAAGACATCTACGCCGACACGCTGCGGCGCAACCCCGGCGAGGTGGAGTTCCACCAGGCCGTGCGCGAGGTGTTCGATTCGCTCGGGCGGGTGCTCGACAAGAACCCGCAGTACGTGCAGGCGTCGATCCTCGAGCGCATCTGCGAGCCCGAGCGGCAGATCATCTTCCGCGTGCCGTGGGTCGACGACGCCGGCCAGGTGCGCATCAACCGCGGCTTCCGCGTGCAGTTCAACTCGGCGCTCGGCCCGTACAAGGGCGGGCTGCGCTTCCACCCGACGGTGCTGCTCGGCACGGTGAAGTTCCTCGGATTCGAGCAGGTCTTCAAGAACGCGCTCACCGGCATGCCCATCGGCGGCGGCAAGGGCGGCAGCGACTTCGACCCCAAGGGGCGCTCCGACGGCGAGATCATGCGCTTCTGCCAGTCGTTCATGACGGAGGCCTACCGCCACATCGGCGAGTACACGGATGTCCCTGCCGGCGACATCGGCGTCGGTGCGCGCGAGATCGGCTACCTCTTCGGCCAGTACAAGCGCATCACCAACCGCTACGAGTCGGGCGTGCTCACCGGTAAGGGCGTGACCTGGGGCGGCTCGCTCGTGCGCACCGAGGCCACCGGCTACGGCGCCGTGTTCTTCACCGAGCACATGCTCGCGACGAAGGGCCGTTCGTTCGACGGAGCCCGCGTACTGGTCTCGGGCTCGGGCAACGTCGCCGTCTACGCGATCGAGAAGGTGCACGCCCTCGGCGGCATCGTCGTCGGCGCCTCCGACTCGTCGGGCGCGATCCACGACCCCGACGGCATCGACCTCGCGCTGCTGCGCGACATCAAGGAACGGCGCCGTGAGCGCATCTCGGTCTACGCCGACGAGCGCGGCGGGCGGGTCAGGTTCCTGCCCGGGGCATCCGTCTGGGACATCGAGAGCGACGATCGCATCGACGTCGCGCTCCCGTGCGCGACGCAGAACGAGATCTCCGAGGCGCAGGCCGTGAAGCTCGTCGCCTCGGGCGTCGTCGCCGTCGCCGAGGGTGCGAACATGCCCACGACGCCGGGCGCACTGCGAGTGCTGCGCGAGGCCGGCGTGCTCTTCGGTCCGGGCAAGGCGGCGAACGCCGGCGGCGTCGCGACCTCGGCGCTCGAGATGCAGCAGAACGCGTCGCGCGACTCGTGGGGCTTCGAGCACACCGAGGAGCGCCTGTCGGAGATCATGGCGGGCATCCACGAGCGCACCGCCGCGACCGCCGACGAGTACGGCGTGCCGGGCGACTACGTGGTCGGTGCGAACATCGCCGGATTCACGCGCGTCGCCGACGCGATGCTCGCCCTCGGCGTCATCTGA
- the rhaS gene encoding rhamnose ABC transporter substrate-binding protein produces the protein MLFQKKTRAAALAALAVSVALVATGCAAGDSGSDGAEGDGGNLSITFLPKNLGNPYFDTSNAGGKEAIEEFGGTFAEVGPAEATPDGQVSYINTLTQQGVGAIAVSANDPKAICDALNEARDAGVKVVTFDSDTNADCRDLFVNQADSEGIAKVQVDLIAEQIGDAGEIAVLSASANATNQNAWIDLMKEELAANHPDIELVEVVYGDDDDQTSFDKTAALLQTHPNLKGIVSPTTVGIAAAARYLQTSEYQGKVALTGLGTPNQMREYVEDGTVTAFALWNPADLGYLAAFASKALIEGDITGAEGDTFDAGKLGEYTVGADGVVLLGDPFVFDAENIGEFDF, from the coding sequence ATGTTGTTTCAGAAGAAGACCCGGGCAGCCGCCCTCGCCGCACTCGCGGTGAGCGTCGCGCTCGTCGCGACCGGCTGCGCCGCCGGCGACTCCGGCTCCGATGGTGCGGAGGGCGACGGCGGCAACCTGTCGATCACCTTCCTGCCGAAGAACCTCGGCAACCCCTACTTCGACACGTCGAACGCGGGCGGCAAGGAGGCCATCGAGGAGTTCGGCGGCACCTTCGCCGAGGTCGGCCCCGCCGAGGCCACGCCCGACGGCCAGGTCAGCTACATCAACACCCTCACCCAGCAGGGCGTCGGCGCGATCGCGGTCTCCGCGAACGACCCGAAGGCGATCTGCGACGCCCTCAACGAGGCGCGCGACGCCGGCGTCAAGGTCGTCACGTTCGACTCCGACACCAACGCCGACTGCCGCGACCTGTTCGTGAACCAGGCCGACTCCGAGGGCATCGCCAAGGTGCAGGTCGACCTCATCGCCGAGCAGATCGGCGACGCGGGCGAGATCGCCGTGCTGTCGGCCTCGGCCAACGCCACGAACCAGAACGCCTGGATCGACCTCATGAAGGAGGAGCTCGCCGCGAACCACCCCGACATCGAGCTCGTCGAGGTCGTCTACGGCGACGACGACGACCAGACGTCGTTCGACAAGACCGCGGCACTGCTGCAGACCCACCCGAACCTCAAGGGCATCGTCTCGCCGACCACCGTCGGCATCGCGGCGGCAGCTCGCTACCTGCAGACCTCGGAGTACCAGGGCAAGGTCGCACTGACCGGCCTCGGCACCCCGAACCAGATGCGCGAGTACGTCGAGGACGGCACCGTCACGGCGTTCGCCCTGTGGAACCCGGCCGACCTCGGCTACCTGGCCGCCTTCGCCTCGAAGGCGCTCATCGAGGGCGACATCACGGGCGCCGAGGGCGACACCTTCGACGCGGGCAAGCTCGGCGAGTACACGGTCGGCGCCGACGGCGTCGTGCTGCTCGGCGACCCCTTCGTGTTCGACGCGGAGAACATCGGCGAGTTCGACTTCTAG
- a CDS encoding L-rhamnose mutarotase translates to MSEANTTQRVCFQLQVDAARLDEYRARHEAVWPDMLRAIEASGRRNYSLFLRPDGLLIGYYETDDDAASQAALELDPRTAAWEADMAGFFISLGGRPDQSAPRLPEVFHLEDQLAALDSEHTATHD, encoded by the coding sequence ATGAGCGAGGCGAACACCACGCAGCGCGTCTGCTTCCAGCTGCAGGTCGACGCCGCCCGCCTCGACGAGTACCGCGCCCGCCACGAGGCCGTCTGGCCCGACATGCTGCGCGCGATCGAGGCATCCGGTCGACGCAACTACTCGCTCTTCCTCAGGCCCGACGGCCTGCTCATCGGCTACTACGAGACCGATGACGACGCCGCATCGCAGGCGGCGCTCGAACTCGACCCGCGCACCGCAGCGTGGGAGGCCGACATGGCCGGATTCTTCATCTCCCTCGGCGGACGCCCCGACCAGTCCGCCCCACGACTTCCCGAGGTGTTCCACCTCGAAGACCAACTCGCCGCGCTCGACTCCGAGCACACCGCGACGCACGACTGA
- the rhaI gene encoding L-rhamnose isomerase: MSILPTDVLGQLEQQSIELPSWAFGNSGTRFKVFATPGTPRDPFEKIADAAQVHRFTALAPKVALHIPWDKVDDYSALRAHAEEHGVELGTVNSNTFQDDDYKFGALTHEDGAVRRKAIDHHLECIDIMHATGSRDLKIWLAEGSNYPGQADLRGRQDRLQESLEEIYARLGDEHRLVLEYKFFEPAFYHTDVPDWGTSYAQVAALGHKAMVCLDTGHHAPGTNIEFIVMQLLRLGKLGSFDFNSRFYADDDLIVGAADPYQLFRILFEVIRGGGLNNPDVAFMLDQCHNVEDKVPGQIRSVLNVQEMTARALIVDTEALRAAQVSGDVLEANRIFMDAFYTDVRPALAEWRESRGLPADPMAAFAASGYLQQIAADRVGGVQASWGA; encoded by the coding sequence GTGAGCATCCTCCCCACCGACGTCCTCGGCCAGCTCGAGCAGCAGTCCATCGAACTCCCGAGCTGGGCGTTCGGCAACTCGGGCACCCGCTTCAAGGTCTTCGCGACGCCGGGCACCCCCCGCGACCCGTTCGAGAAGATCGCGGATGCCGCGCAGGTGCACCGGTTCACCGCACTCGCTCCGAAGGTCGCCCTGCACATCCCGTGGGACAAGGTCGACGACTACTCGGCGCTCCGAGCGCACGCCGAGGAGCACGGCGTCGAGCTCGGCACCGTCAACTCGAACACCTTCCAGGACGACGACTACAAGTTCGGCGCCCTCACCCACGAAGACGGCGCCGTGCGCCGCAAGGCGATCGACCACCACCTCGAGTGCATCGACATCATGCACGCGACCGGTTCGCGCGACCTCAAGATCTGGCTCGCCGAGGGCTCGAACTACCCAGGCCAGGCCGACCTGCGCGGCCGTCAGGACCGCCTGCAGGAGTCGCTCGAGGAGATCTACGCCCGTCTCGGCGACGAGCACCGCCTCGTGCTCGAGTACAAGTTCTTCGAGCCGGCGTTCTACCACACCGACGTTCCCGACTGGGGCACGAGCTACGCCCAGGTCGCGGCCCTCGGCCACAAGGCGATGGTCTGCCTCGACACCGGCCACCACGCACCGGGCACGAACATCGAGTTCATCGTCATGCAGCTGCTGCGGCTCGGCAAGCTCGGCAGCTTCGACTTCAACTCGCGCTTCTACGCCGACGACGACCTCATCGTGGGCGCGGCCGACCCGTACCAGCTGTTCCGCATCCTCTTCGAGGTCATCCGCGGCGGCGGCCTGAACAACCCCGATGTCGCCTTCATGCTCGACCAGTGCCACAACGTCGAAGACAAGGTGCCCGGCCAGATCCGCTCCGTGCTGAACGTGCAGGAGATGACGGCGCGCGCGCTCATCGTCGACACCGAGGCGCTGCGCGCCGCGCAGGTCTCGGGCGACGTGCTCGAGGCCAACCGCATCTTCATGGACGCCTTCTACACCGACGTGCGCCCGGCCCTCGCCGAATGGCGCGAGTCGCGGGGCCTGCCCGCCGACCCCATGGCCGCCTTCGCGGCATCCGGCTACCTGCAGCAGATCGCCGCCGACCGCGTCGGCGGCGTGCAGGCCAGCTGGGGCGCCTGA
- a CDS encoding bifunctional aldolase/short-chain dehydrogenase — MTNQAAADLIARSNRLGADPKNTNYAGGNTSAKGTETDPVTGEPVELMWVKGSGGDLGTLTEQGLAVLRLDRLRALEGVYPGLDREDEMVAAFDYTLHGKGGAAPSIDTAMHGLVDAAHVDHLHPDSGIAIATAADGEELTAKIFGERVVWVPWRRPGFQLGLDIASIKAANPAAIGCILGGHGITAWGDTSEETEANSLWIIDTAATYIAEHGAAEPFGAVVEGFEPLEPGERRAKAAALAATVRGLASHDKPMVGHFTDAPEVLDFLSREKLAPLAALGTSCPDHFLRTKVKPMVLDLPASASIEDSVARLTELHGAYRADYQAYYDAHADASSPAIRGADPLIVLVPGVGMFSYGANKQTARVAGEFYVNAINVMRGAEALSTYSPISDAEKFAIEYWALEEAKLQRMPKPKPHAGRIALVTGAASGIGKAIATRLAAEGACVVIADLDLEKAQAAAAELGTADVAIGVQANVTDAAAIQQAIDDAVLAFGGLDLVVNNAGLSLSKPLLETTEADWDLQHDVMAKGSFLVSKAAARVLIDQGLGGDIIYISSKNSVFAGPNNIAYSATKADQAHQVRLLAVELGEYGIKVNGINPDGVVRGSGIFASGWGANRAKTYGIEEQDLGKFYAQRTILKREVLPEHVANAVIVLTGPELSHTTGLHIPVDAGVAAAFLR; from the coding sequence ATGACGAACCAGGCAGCAGCAGACCTCATCGCGCGGTCGAACCGCCTCGGCGCCGACCCGAAGAACACGAACTACGCGGGCGGCAACACCTCGGCCAAGGGCACCGAGACCGACCCGGTCACCGGCGAACCCGTCGAGCTCATGTGGGTCAAGGGGTCGGGCGGCGACCTCGGCACGCTCACCGAGCAGGGCCTCGCGGTGCTGCGCCTCGACCGCCTGCGTGCGCTCGAGGGCGTCTACCCGGGTCTCGACCGCGAAGACGAGATGGTCGCCGCGTTCGACTACACCCTGCACGGCAAGGGCGGTGCGGCGCCGTCGATCGACACCGCCATGCACGGTCTGGTCGACGCGGCGCACGTCGACCACCTGCACCCCGACTCGGGCATCGCCATCGCGACCGCGGCCGACGGCGAGGAGCTCACGGCGAAGATCTTCGGCGAGAGGGTCGTGTGGGTGCCGTGGCGCCGGCCCGGCTTCCAGCTCGGGCTCGACATCGCCTCGATCAAGGCGGCGAACCCCGCCGCGATCGGCTGCATCCTCGGCGGGCACGGCATCACGGCGTGGGGCGACACGTCCGAGGAGACCGAGGCGAACTCGCTCTGGATCATCGACACCGCCGCGACGTACATCGCCGAGCACGGCGCGGCCGAGCCGTTCGGCGCCGTGGTCGAGGGCTTCGAGCCCCTCGAGCCCGGTGAGCGCCGCGCGAAGGCCGCCGCCCTCGCGGCCACGGTCCGCGGACTCGCGAGCCACGACAAGCCCATGGTCGGCCACTTCACCGACGCCCCCGAGGTGCTCGACTTCCTCTCGCGCGAGAAGCTCGCCCCGCTCGCCGCGCTCGGCACGAGCTGCCCCGACCACTTCCTGCGCACGAAGGTCAAGCCGATGGTGCTCGACCTGCCGGCGTCGGCGAGCATCGAGGACTCGGTCGCCCGCCTGACGGAGCTGCACGGGGCCTACCGCGCCGACTACCAGGCGTACTACGACGCGCACGCGGATGCCTCGAGCCCCGCGATCCGCGGCGCCGACCCCCTCATCGTGCTCGTGCCCGGCGTCGGCATGTTCAGCTACGGCGCGAACAAGCAGACCGCACGCGTGGCCGGCGAGTTCTACGTCAACGCGATCAACGTCATGCGCGGCGCCGAGGCGCTCTCGACCTACTCCCCCATCAGCGACGCCGAGAAGTTCGCGATCGAGTACTGGGCGCTCGAGGAGGCGAAGCTCCAGCGGATGCCGAAGCCGAAGCCGCACGCGGGCCGCATCGCGCTCGTGACGGGCGCGGCCTCCGGCATCGGCAAGGCCATCGCGACCCGACTCGCGGCCGAGGGCGCGTGCGTCGTCATCGCCGACCTCGACCTCGAGAAGGCGCAGGCGGCGGCAGCAGAGCTCGGCACCGCGGATGTCGCGATCGGCGTGCAGGCGAACGTGACGGATGCCGCGGCGATCCAGCAGGCCATCGACGACGCCGTGCTCGCCTTCGGCGGCCTCGACCTCGTCGTGAACAATGCGGGTCTCTCGCTCTCCAAGCCCCTGCTCGAGACGACCGAGGCCGACTGGGACCTGCAGCACGACGTCATGGCGAAGGGCTCGTTCCTCGTATCGAAGGCCGCGGCACGCGTGCTCATCGACCAGGGCCTCGGCGGCGACATCATCTACATCTCCTCGAAGAACTCGGTGTTCGCGGGCCCGAACAACATCGCCTACTCGGCGACGAAGGCAGACCAGGCCCACCAGGTGCGTCTCCTCGCCGTCGAACTCGGCGAGTACGGCATCAAGGTCAACGGCATCAACCCCGACGGCGTCGTGCGCGGCTCCGGCATCTTCGCGAGCGGCTGGGGCGCGAACCGCGCGAAGACCTACGGCATCGAGGAGCAGGACCTCGGCAAGTTCTACGCCCAGCGCACGATCCTCAAGCGCGAAGTGCTCCCCGAGCACGTCGCGAACGCGGTCATCGTGCTCACCGGTCCCGAGCTCAGCCACACGACCGGCCTGCACATCCCCGTCGACGCGGGCGTCGCGGCCGCCTTCCTGCGATGA
- a CDS encoding LacI family DNA-binding transcriptional regulator → MAVSVRDVAAAASVSVGTVSNVLNRPDKVAPATVARVTAAIEELGFIRNDAARQLRAGHSRSIGLVVLDVRNPFFTDVARGAEDRAAEDGMTILLGNSDENTDRERAYLDLFEEQRVAGVLISPLADDLPRLQRLRDRGTTVVLVDREVPDQSFSSVSVDDVVGGYLAVRHLIETGRTRIAFVGGPAGIRQVADRLAGARRAVAESAGATLEIVATESLTVLAGRAAAAGIRERETSDRPDAIFAANDLLAMGVLQALMMQGGIDVPGEIALIGYDDIDFASAAVVPLSSIRQPAALIGYTAVDLMLKEAGGESAQERVVFQPELVVRESTGGRS, encoded by the coding sequence ATGGCGGTGAGTGTCCGAGATGTCGCGGCAGCGGCATCCGTTTCGGTGGGCACCGTCTCGAACGTGCTGAATCGCCCCGACAAGGTGGCGCCGGCCACGGTCGCCCGCGTCACCGCGGCCATCGAAGAGCTCGGCTTCATCCGCAATGACGCCGCCCGGCAGCTCCGCGCCGGGCACAGCCGCTCGATCGGCCTCGTCGTGCTCGACGTGCGCAACCCGTTCTTCACCGACGTCGCCCGCGGCGCCGAAGACCGTGCAGCAGAAGACGGCATGACGATCCTGCTCGGCAACAGCGACGAGAACACCGATCGCGAACGCGCCTACCTCGACCTCTTCGAGGAGCAGCGGGTCGCCGGCGTGCTCATCTCGCCGCTCGCCGACGACCTGCCCCGCCTGCAGCGACTGCGCGATCGCGGCACGACCGTCGTGCTCGTCGACCGCGAGGTCCCCGACCAGAGCTTCTCCTCCGTCTCGGTCGACGACGTGGTCGGCGGCTACCTCGCCGTGCGCCACCTCATCGAGACCGGCCGCACCCGCATCGCCTTCGTCGGCGGACCCGCGGGCATCCGCCAGGTCGCCGATCGCCTGGCAGGCGCGCGCCGCGCCGTCGCGGAATCGGCGGGGGCGACGCTCGAGATCGTCGCGACCGAGTCGCTCACCGTGCTCGCCGGTCGCGCCGCCGCCGCGGGCATCAGGGAGCGCGAGACATCCGATCGCCCCGACGCGATCTTCGCTGCCAACGACCTGCTCGCCATGGGCGTGCTGCAGGCGCTCATGATGCAGGGCGGCATCGACGTGCCGGGCGAGATCGCCCTCATCGGCTACGACGACATCGACTTCGCGTCGGCGGCCGTCGTGCCGCTCTCGTCGATCCGCCAGCCTGCGGCACTCATCGGCTACACCGCCGTCGACCTCATGCTCAAGGAGGCCGGCGGGGAGTCCGCGCAGGAGCGCGTCGTGTTCCAGCCCGAGCTCGTGGTGCGCGAATCGACCGGCGGTCGAAGCTAG
- a CDS encoding ABC transporter permease, which produces MSSITQTTPAPASVRRYRDYDQPLWKRVLLTREMAIIALLIVVVIVASMTVRGFGQPITLTYLILDVTPILLIALPMTLIMITGEIDLSVASIVGLSSVITGVLTHGGMPFEIAALIALLVGGIGGAINGFLVTVVGLPSLAVTIGTLALFRGLAVGLLGTTAVTDFPEFWTDLAKAKLGATGIPLVIIPFLVLLAIFAVLLHFTPFGRGIYAIGLSKETAAFSGVDVGRTKFILFVLAGFVSALAGIYYTLRFGSARGDNATGMELQVIAAVVLGGVSVFGGRGALHGVIAGVLLIGVLASALRLANVTSDVINIITGALLVISVVSSSFLAWLRTRRQAPGGKPRVEVSTAG; this is translated from the coding sequence ATGTCGAGCATCACCCAGACCACGCCCGCTCCGGCATCGGTGCGGCGATACCGCGACTACGACCAACCGCTGTGGAAGCGCGTGCTGCTGACCCGCGAGATGGCCATCATCGCCCTGCTCATCGTCGTCGTGATCGTCGCGTCGATGACGGTGCGCGGCTTCGGCCAGCCGATCACGCTGACCTACCTGATCCTCGACGTCACGCCGATCCTGCTCATCGCCCTGCCGATGACCCTCATCATGATCACCGGCGAGATCGACCTGTCGGTGGCGAGCATCGTCGGGCTCTCGAGCGTGATCACCGGAGTGCTCACCCACGGCGGCATGCCCTTCGAGATCGCGGCGCTCATCGCCCTCCTCGTCGGCGGCATCGGCGGTGCGATCAACGGGTTCCTCGTCACGGTCGTCGGCCTGCCGTCACTCGCCGTCACGATCGGCACGCTCGCACTGTTCCGCGGCCTCGCGGTCGGCCTCCTCGGCACGACCGCGGTCACCGACTTCCCCGAGTTCTGGACCGACCTCGCCAAGGCGAAGCTCGGGGCCACCGGCATCCCGCTCGTGATCATCCCGTTCCTCGTGCTGCTCGCGATCTTCGCGGTGCTGCTGCACTTCACCCCGTTCGGTCGCGGAATCTACGCGATCGGCCTCTCGAAGGAGACGGCGGCGTTCTCGGGCGTCGACGTCGGGCGCACGAAGTTCATCCTCTTCGTGCTCGCGGGCTTCGTGTCGGCGCTCGCCGGCATCTACTACACGCTGCGCTTCGGCAGCGCCCGCGGCGACAACGCGACCGGCATGGAGCTGCAGGTCATCGCCGCCGTCGTGCTCGGCGGGGTCAGCGTGTTCGGCGGCCGCGGCGCGCTGCACGGCGTCATCGCCGGCGTGCTGCTGATCGGCGTGCTCGCGAGCGCCCTGCGCCTCGCCAACGTGACCTCCGACGTCATCAACATCATCACCGGGGCGCTGCTCGTGATCTCGGTGGTGTCGTCGAGCTTCCTGGCCTGGCTGCGAACGCGGCGCCAGGCCCCAGGAGGGAAACCGCGCGTCGAGGTCTCCACAGCAGGGTAA